The Nitrospirota bacterium genomic interval CTACACCCGGGACCTGATCACGCCGGTGGGCAAGATCACCCAGCTCAAGGTTCCCCGGGACCGCGAGGGGGCCTTCCTCACCGAGGTCTTTGAGCGCTACAAGCGGATGACGGGGGAGGTGGAAGAGGCCGTGCTGGAGATGTATCTGCAAGGGGTCTCCACCCGGAAGATCGCCGCTATCACCGAGGGGCTTTCGCGGGTGCGGATCAGCAAGGACGCGGTTTCCCGGATCGCCCAGCGTTTGGAGGAGGAACTTTTCGCCTGGAGGCGGCGGCCTCTGGAGGGGGCTTACCCCTACCTGTACCTGGACGCCAGTTACTTCAAGGTGAACTGGGGCGGGCGGGTGGTGGACCTGGCCGTTTTGGTGGCGCTGGGGGTGAACGAGGAGGGATACCGGGAGGTGCTGGCGGTGGAGCCGGCAGGTGGGGAGAGGAAAGAGGCGTGGCGCAACCTGCTGAAGGGCCTTTTGGAGCGGGGGCTTCAGGGGGTGAGGCTGGTCATTTCGGATGACCACCTTTCCATCCGCCAGGCGGTGATGGCGGAGCTTCCCGGGGCGCGTTGGCAGCGGTGCGTGGTGCACTTTGCGCGCAATGTGTTGG includes:
- a CDS encoding IS256 family transposase; translation: MDREQMRKLTKEEISRRIRDGVKAVMEAVLEEEMSEHLGAGYRERTPRRRGERNGYYTRDLITPVGKITQLKVPRDREGAFLTEVFERYKRMTGEVEEAVLEMYLQGVSTRKIAAITEGLSRVRISKDAVSRIAQRLEEELFAWRRRPLEGAYPYLYLDASYFKVNWGGRVVDLAVLVALGVNEEGYREVLAVEPAGGERKEAWRNLLKGLLERGLQGVRLVISDDHLSIRQAVMAELPGARWQRCVVHFARNVLAHVPQQEREVVAEELQEVFAAKRRTTAESLARGFVERYGDRFKRAVEVFAQGLEEALTYLDFPSGHQRHIKSTNVLERLFREVKRRTRVVGVFPNEESLANLATVVMLRVTEDWAFRRYMDMAPLWGAEQKPTKIAT